One genomic window of Erinaceus europaeus chromosome 7, mEriEur2.1, whole genome shotgun sequence includes the following:
- the LOC103109227 gene encoding olfactory receptor 6C2-like, with the protein MRNHTAITTFILLGLTDDPHMKILIFIYLLIAYVLSVIGNLIIIILTTVDSNLQTAMYYFLQNFSFLEISFTTVTMPRFLYSLSTGDGTITYSACLCQVFFMYLFEVTHFYLLTVMSYDRYVAICKHLHYATIMNYKVCKRLVLCCWTIALLIIVPLIIVLQGLEFCDSNVLDHFVCDDKPMLKISCSDTRFLDNMDTVSSAFILIVTLIFVVWSYVSIILAILRFPSAQQRKKAFSTCSSHMIVVSITYGSCMFIYVKPSAKDELTTNKDVTLLSTSVSPMLNPFIYTLRNKQVIQALKDLVKRLYSSKGIRCVLK; encoded by the coding sequence ATGAGAAACCATACAGCCATAACCACATTCATCCTCCTGGGACTGACAGATGACCCACACATGAAGATTCTGATTTTTATATATCTGCTTATTGCCTACGTGCTAAGTGTGATTGGAAACCTGATCATCATCATCCTCACAACAGTGGACTCCAACCTTCAAACTGCCATGTACTATTTTCTCCAAAATTTTTCCTTCTTGGAAATCTCATTCACAACTGTCACCATGCCTAGATTTTTGTACAGTCTGTCAACAGGTGACGGGACCATTACCTATAGTGCTTGTCTATGTCAAGTATTTTTTATGTATCTGTTTGAAGTAACACACTTTTATCTCTTGACTGTTATGTCTTATGATCGATATGTAGCCATCTGCAAACACTTGCATTATGCGACCATCATGAACTACAAGGTGTGCAAAAGGCTTGTCTTGTGTTGTTGGACAATTGCCCTACTTATAATAGTTCCACTAATTATTGTGTTACAGGGTTTGGAATTCTGTGACTCTAATGTCCTTGATCATTTTGTCTGTGATGATAAACCTATGCTAAAGATCTCTTGTTCAGATACAAGGTTCTTAGATAACATGGATACTGTTAGTTCTGCCTTTATCCTGATAGTGACTTTGATTTTTGTGGTGTGGTCCTATGTCAGTATAATCCTAGCGATTCTAAGATTCCCCTCTGCCCAGCAAAGGAAAAAGGCATTTTCTACCTGCTCTTCCCACATGATTGTGGTTTCCATTACCTATGGCAGCTGTATGTTTATATATGTCAAACCATCAGCAAAAGATGAACTGACCACCAATAAGGATGTTACGTTATTAAGCACTTCTGTCTCCCCAATGTTAAATCCATTCATTTATACTTTGAGAAACAAACAAGTAATTCAGGCTTTGAAAGACTTGGTGAAAAGGCTGTACTCCTCTAAGGGAATTAGATGTGTGTTGAAATAA